A genomic segment from Rhinatrema bivittatum chromosome 19, aRhiBiv1.1, whole genome shotgun sequence encodes:
- the NUCB1 gene encoding nucleobindin-1: MLLLRRLPLLAALLGLGLAVPIERPKGKKDEEPPPEAPETGLYYDRYLREVIDMLETDGHFREKLQAANAEDIKSGKLSKELDFVSHHVRTRLDELKRQEVSRLRMLIKAKMDATMDENVQMDHIGLLKQFEHLDPQNQHTFEARDLELLIQAATKDLENYDAAHHEEFKRYEMMKEHERREYLKSLDEEKRQAEEARYKELQKKHKEHPKVNVPGSRDQLKEVWQETDGLDPSDFNPKTFFKLHDTNSDGVLDEQELEALFTKELEKVYDPKNEEDDMMEMEEERLRMREHVMKNVDTNHDRLVTLEEFLKSTERKEFGDTAGWETVDESQLFTERELRKFEEELAAQEAELAKRAEQLQQEHAELQLRQQELDVQKREYQQALLQMEQRKSQKEAPPSGPNGELKFQAAADMAAQPNSDVQEPAPAAEERKPQENNEIQPEQ, translated from the exons ATGCTGCTCCTTCGCCGCCTCCCTCTCCTCGCCGCCCTCCTTGGGCTGGGCCTGGCGGTGCCTATCGAACGGCCTAAGGGCAAGAAAGACGAAGAGCCGCCGCCCGAGGCCCCG GAAACGGGGCTGTACTACGATCGGTACCTGCGGGAAGTGATTGATATGCTGGAGACGGATGGACACTTCCGGGAGAAGCTGCAGGCAGCCAATGCCGAGGATATCAAG AGCGGGAAGCTGAGCAAGGAGCTGGACTTTGTCAGTCACCATGTGCGCACCAGGCTGGACGAGCTGAAGCGCCAGGAGGTCTCCCGGCTGCGCATGCTGATCAAGGCCAAAATGGACGCCACCATGGACGAGA atgtgcAGATGGACCACATTGGGCTGTTGAAGCAGTTTGAACACCTGGATCCTCAGAACCAGCACACGTTTGAGGCCCGGGACCTGGAGCTTCTCATACAGGCA GCCACCAAGGACCTGGAGAACTACGACGCCGCGCACCACGAGGAGTTTAAACGCTACGAGATGATGAAGGAGCACGAGCGGCGGGAGTACCTGAAGTCCCTGGATGAGGAAAAACGCCAGGCCGAGGAGGCTCGCTACAAGGAGCTACAAAAGAAGCACAAGGAGCACCCCAAGGTCAACGTCCCG GGAAGCCGAGATCAACTGAAAGAGGTTTGGCAGGAGACGGATGGCTTGGACCCCAGCGATTTCAACCCCAAAACCTTCTTCAAACTGCACG ACACCAACAGCGATGGGGTCCTGGATGAGCAGGAGCTGGAGGCTCTCTTCACCAAAGAG TTGGAAAAGGTGTACGACCCCAAAAACGAAGAGGATGACATgatggagatggaggaggagagacTGCGGATGCGAGAACACGTCATGAAAAAT GTGGACACGAACCACGACCGTCTGGTGACGCTGGAGGAGTTTCTGAAATCCACGGAGCGGAAGGAGTTCGGCGACACCGCAGGCTGGGAG acGGTCGACGAGTCCCAGCTGTTCACGGAGAGGGAGCTGCGCaagtttgaggaggagctggccgCGCAGGAAGCGGAGCTCGCAAAGAGGGCAgagcagctgcagcaggagcACGCGGAACTGCAGCTGAGGCAGCAGGAGCTGGATGTACAGAAGAGAGAATACCAGCAG GCTCTGCTTCAGATGGAACAGAGGAAGTCCCAGAAGGAAGCTCCTCCCTCCGGCCCCAATGGGGAGCTGAAATTCCAGGCCGCTgcag ACATGGCAGCTCAACCCAACTCGGACGTTCAGGAGCCAGCCCCGGCAGCAGAAGAGAGGAAGCCGCAGGAGAACAATGAAATCCAGCCAGAGCAGTAA
- the LOC115080809 gene encoding uncharacterized protein LOC115080809 isoform X2, with translation MVLDLNSSAFGSKLNNFSALLVLAQRDRGGKMEDAPYQRMVAFSMVLGWHPGGLPMSKLLWQAVHYWIVLAGLWLWRILKLNPSLSWHRLVDDCKGQGQEQAKGHPPFLSCIDPEDSAGQRDCSGCETMATEKNSPWKKHISGGREDPGEMRYPCLMDSEDKGEDLVEGIGFQLPHPTMLSLINCCDSKEDHQRLSIEEDSPNSPVMGSALSDTESTWSDEEDPEESWAIDDENRALWDFFCHSEDPYNPLSFSRATRSQPAPPAQGEIQQEEAERAVEQPTPLMILAQSESESSEPAAEMGDWNSQRSRDSSISLKKVRFSPVVLVRQMRTWSFAHHMARKGPWEEIARDRCRFQRHIAEMETTIGWCLESGHREAIQARGRRGCHTKEEVGCVSPTLQETPGATEARYGGVCSRLTALEVTTQRQPKGQRA, from the exons ATGGTTTTGGACCTGAACAGTTCCGCTTTTGGTTCCAAGTTGAACAACTTTAGTGCTCTCCTAGTACTAGCCCAGAGAGACAGAGGAGGCAAGATGGAGGATGCACCTTACCAACGGATGGTAGCCTTCTCCATGGTCCTGGGTTGGCACCCTGGTGGTCTCCCCATGAGTAAACTACTGTGGCAGGCAGTGCACTATTGGATAGTGCTGGCTGGCCTGTGGTTGTGGAGGATCCTGAAGCTCAACCCCTCTCTTAGCTGGCACAGGCTGGTGGATGACTGTAAAGGCCAAGGGCAAGAACAGGCCAAGGGGCATCCACCCTTTTTGAGTTGTATAGATCCAGAGGATAGTGCGGGCCAGAGGGACTGCAGTGGGTGTGAAACGATGGCCACAGAGAAGAACTCACCCTGGAAGAAGCACATTTCAGGAGGAAGAGAAGATCCAGGGGAGATGAGGTATCCCTGCCTAATGGACAGTGAGGATAAGGGAGAGGATCTTGTGGAGGGTATAGGCTTTCAACTCCCTCACCCCACTATGCTGTCTCTGATAAACTGCTGTGACAGCAAGGAGGATCATCAGCGCCTATCCATAGAAGAGGACTCACCCAACAGCCCCGTGATGGGGTCTGCTCTCTCAGATACTGAGAGCACCTGGTCTGATGAGGAAGACCCCGAAGAGTCCTGGGCCATAGATGATGAGAACAGAGCCCTCTGGGACTTCTTCTGTCACAGTGAAGACCCTTACAACCCGCTCTCCTTCTCCAGGGCCACCAGGAGCCAGCCAGCGCCCCCAGCCCAAGGAGAGATacagcaggaggaggcagagagagcagTTGAACAACCCACCCCTTTAATGATTCTGGCCCAGTCTGAATCAGAGAGCAGCGAGCCAGCAGCAGAGATGGGAGACTGGAACAGCCAGAGGTCCAGAGATAGCAGCATCAGCCTCAAGAAG GTCCGTTTCTCTCCCGTCGTCCTTGTCCGTCAGATGAGGACCTGGAGCTTCGCTCACCACATGGCTCGTAAAGGCCCATGGGAGGAGATCGCCCGGGACCGCTGTCGTTTCCAGAGGCACATTGCGGAGATGGAGACCACCATTGGCTGGTGCTTAgagtcagggcacagagaagccATCCAGGCACGAGGCCGCAGGGGCTGTCACACCAAGGAGGAAGTGGGGTGCGTGTCTCCAACCCTGCAGGAGACCCCAGGAGCCACTGAGGCGAGGTATGGAGGGGTCTGCTCAAGACTGACAGCGCTGGAGGTCACTACCCAGAGGCAGCCAAAGGGACAGAGAGCTTGA
- the LOC115080809 gene encoding uncharacterized protein LOC115080809 isoform X1: protein MRAVLDYLEGALDSADFNRKSEQAKMVLDLNSSAFGSKLNNFSALLVLAQRDRGGKMEDAPYQRMVAFSMVLGWHPGGLPMSKLLWQAVHYWIVLAGLWLWRILKLNPSLSWHRLVDDCKGQGQEQAKGHPPFLSCIDPEDSAGQRDCSGCETMATEKNSPWKKHISGGREDPGEMRYPCLMDSEDKGEDLVEGIGFQLPHPTMLSLINCCDSKEDHQRLSIEEDSPNSPVMGSALSDTESTWSDEEDPEESWAIDDENRALWDFFCHSEDPYNPLSFSRATRSQPAPPAQGEIQQEEAERAVEQPTPLMILAQSESESSEPAAEMGDWNSQRSRDSSISLKKVRFSPVVLVRQMRTWSFAHHMARKGPWEEIARDRCRFQRHIAEMETTIGWCLESGHREAIQARGRRGCHTKEEVGCVSPTLQETPGATEARYGGVCSRLTALEVTTQRQPKGQRA, encoded by the exons ATGAGAGCGGTCTTGGATTATCTGGAGGGGGCCCTGGATTCTGCAGATTTTAACAGG AAATCTGAGCAAGCAAAGATGGTTTTGGACCTGAACAGTTCCGCTTTTGGTTCCAAGTTGAACAACTTTAGTGCTCTCCTAGTACTAGCCCAGAGAGACAGAGGAGGCAAGATGGAGGATGCACCTTACCAACGGATGGTAGCCTTCTCCATGGTCCTGGGTTGGCACCCTGGTGGTCTCCCCATGAGTAAACTACTGTGGCAGGCAGTGCACTATTGGATAGTGCTGGCTGGCCTGTGGTTGTGGAGGATCCTGAAGCTCAACCCCTCTCTTAGCTGGCACAGGCTGGTGGATGACTGTAAAGGCCAAGGGCAAGAACAGGCCAAGGGGCATCCACCCTTTTTGAGTTGTATAGATCCAGAGGATAGTGCGGGCCAGAGGGACTGCAGTGGGTGTGAAACGATGGCCACAGAGAAGAACTCACCCTGGAAGAAGCACATTTCAGGAGGAAGAGAAGATCCAGGGGAGATGAGGTATCCCTGCCTAATGGACAGTGAGGATAAGGGAGAGGATCTTGTGGAGGGTATAGGCTTTCAACTCCCTCACCCCACTATGCTGTCTCTGATAAACTGCTGTGACAGCAAGGAGGATCATCAGCGCCTATCCATAGAAGAGGACTCACCCAACAGCCCCGTGATGGGGTCTGCTCTCTCAGATACTGAGAGCACCTGGTCTGATGAGGAAGACCCCGAAGAGTCCTGGGCCATAGATGATGAGAACAGAGCCCTCTGGGACTTCTTCTGTCACAGTGAAGACCCTTACAACCCGCTCTCCTTCTCCAGGGCCACCAGGAGCCAGCCAGCGCCCCCAGCCCAAGGAGAGATacagcaggaggaggcagagagagcagTTGAACAACCCACCCCTTTAATGATTCTGGCCCAGTCTGAATCAGAGAGCAGCGAGCCAGCAGCAGAGATGGGAGACTGGAACAGCCAGAGGTCCAGAGATAGCAGCATCAGCCTCAAGAAG GTCCGTTTCTCTCCCGTCGTCCTTGTCCGTCAGATGAGGACCTGGAGCTTCGCTCACCACATGGCTCGTAAAGGCCCATGGGAGGAGATCGCCCGGGACCGCTGTCGTTTCCAGAGGCACATTGCGGAGATGGAGACCACCATTGGCTGGTGCTTAgagtcagggcacagagaagccATCCAGGCACGAGGCCGCAGGGGCTGTCACACCAAGGAGGAAGTGGGGTGCGTGTCTCCAACCCTGCAGGAGACCCCAGGAGCCACTGAGGCGAGGTATGGAGGGGTCTGCTCAAGACTGACAGCGCTGGAGGTCACTACCCAGAGGCAGCCAAAGGGACAGAGAGCTTGA